Proteins encoded in a region of the Lepeophtheirus salmonis chromosome 6, UVic_Lsal_1.4, whole genome shotgun sequence genome:
- the didum gene encoding LOW QUALITY PROTEIN: unconventional myosin-Va (The sequence of the model RefSeq protein was modified relative to this genomic sequence to represent the inferred CDS: deleted 2 bases in 2 codons): protein MPNVNLYSKGARIWLKDPETVWKAASVTQDYDGKVLHVEITDTLETESINISKESDLPPLRNPDILIGENDLTNLSYLHEPAVLHNLAIRFIDNCAIYTYCGIVLVAINPYSDLQIYGNDTISMYRGKNMGDLDPHIYAVAEEAFTRMERDSLNQSIIVSGESGAGKTVSAKYAMRYFATVGGTSQTETQVEKRVLASSPIMEAIGNAKTTRNDNSSRFGKYIEIDFNKQFHIIAADMRTYLLEKSRVVFQAEDERNYHIFYQMCAAREDEFMSCLSLEHPDDFFYLNQGSSPEIDGVDDLKEFMNTREAFHLLGIPEEDQFRIFQILAGILYLGNISVEPSSGRADSESSQITSDESVIKKMSDLLGIEEPQIKKWLVNRKIITSRESYVKPMNAESALFARDALAKTIYSKLFDWIVVKINMSLKTSGKTHKFIGVLDIYGFETFAINSFEQFCINYANEKLQQQFNLHVFKLEQEEYLREGIEWKMIDFYDNQPCIDLIESKLGILDLLDEECRMPKGTDKSWVEKLYDKCKKWQHFTKNRLSQSAFIVQHFADNVEYESQGFLDKNRDTVMEEQVAVIKASSNTLLCELFSEKSLSSGQKTKITPNPTGTLKKNSKKTVGSQFRDSLNLLMDALNSTTPHYVRCIKPNDAKAAFQFDPRRGVQQLRACGVLETVRISAAGYPSRWTYYDFFVRYRVLCRSKDVKKNDFRTTCAKIVEKFIGDEDKYRFGKSKLFFRAGQVAYMEKLRSEKLMACGIMIQKHVKGWLARKKYIRLLTATRLLQRLSRGFIARRRIFHMRRLQAAVKIQAFIRGCLRRKSFNRTKELTIGLQARIRGYNARKNHIEFLKEKKAILIQKHVRGFLQRSKYLKNRNQVILVQSIVRRWSARRHYKKLKIEAKSVEHQKKLNQGLENKIISLQQKLTTSEKENKELHSALNGHTALKKDLEDYKKVSTEAKALQQRNSSLEAQLDSLKQELDSEKTEKIDIINDRVNDSEAWLAKEKDYLLQISSQEEEIRIIKETSKMEGEANTSDIISKLQQEKLSMSQEYEQERIAYQRLVNEYNKLEALYENVQDELNSSGRRTSLVSLTTNEGEDIDSSYGSQSGRSSMRSTHDQLHKSEGSDGDGGQGHVNNVGLTVKLQQKLQETIKERDRLSRRVEEVEALQKSNDEIQSNQVLRIQDLEHENTSTLGELKVLRHGILNNNGDNAQLKEVLEQFDSLQEELNRRREECIQLRSLLAANEQPLSIVSKASDVLPDSDDLLAAFESQKKFIKQLQDQIYDEKSRSKEMKHEYEDEIKKLNLTTTEQQQIINETINGSPTNQIEACLQHEITRLTGENFDLREKIEDQTDTNRRLKGQLKTYVKRLRECGASISETNGIEPEINKELPLAMPVIRKKEHDYLGMFEYKKEHEQTIMKALIYDLKPKIASQMLPGLPAYVIFMMIRYTDHNNNDELVRNLIQGCICFIKKVIKKKGQNDIEIQTLWLANILRILHNLQQYSGERKFQEDSSSKQIEQCLRNFDLTEYRRLISDIAIWVYQGVIKLIEEEIQPLIVPAILENDSLGSIDQPRGPRFKPGSKTNERETPIDVEPKEALTQLIELLTRFQKILAKYGLGPEIISMIFRQIFYTICAGSLNNLLLRKDICHWSRGMKIRFNIAQIEQWARDYKVDDEKRQVIEALAPVIQATQLLQTRKTQEDAVNLCNMCDQLRVSQIIKILNLYTPADEYEERVTPAFVRKIQSTLQERSNIESQKKFPLLMDTRFIYAVHFPFCPSNVRFEDLEIPDCYNDLNNYLTKI, encoded by the exons ATGCCGAATGTAAATCTATACTCAAAG GGAGCCCGCATTTGGCTCAAGGATCCAGAGACTGTGTGGAAAGCAGCATCAGTGACACAAGACTACGATGGCAAAGTTCTTCACGTGGAAATCACGGATACCCTTGAGACGGAAAGTATTAACATTTCCAAGGAGTCAGATTTACCTCCTCTACGAAATCCTGATATCCTCATTGGAGAGAATGATTTGACAAACCTTTCCTATCTGCACGAACCAGCTGTTCTACATAATTTAGCCATTCGTTTCATAGATAATTGCGCCATTTATACATACTGTGGCATTGTACTTGTTGCAATTAACCCTTATAGTGATTTACAGATCTACGGAAATGATACTATATCTATGTATCGAGGGAAGAATATG GGGGACTTGGATCCTCACATATATGCTGTGGCTGAGGAAGCCTTTACTCGAATGGAAAG AGATTCATTAAATCAGTCAATCATTGTCTCCGGTGAGTCTGGAGCTGGAAAAACTGTAAGTGCCAAATATGCTATGCGTTACTTTGCGACTGTTGGAGGAACTTCTCAAACAGAAACACAAGTGGAAAAGCGGGTCTTGGCTTCGTCTCCTATTATGGAAGCCATTGGAAATGCCAAAACGACACGTAATGATAATTCCTCTCGGTTTGGTAAATACATCGAAATCGATTTTAATAAGCAGTTCCATATTATTGCTGCTGATATGAGGAcgtatttattagaaaagtcaAGGGTCGTGTTTCAA GCTGAAGATGAAAGAAACTatcacatattttatcaaatgtgCGCCGCTCGTGAAGATGAGTTTATGAGCTGTCTCTCCCTTGAGCACCCggacgattttttttatctcaatcaAGGTTCTTCTCCAGAAATAGATGGTGTTGATGATTTGAAAGAATTTATGAACACAAGAGAAGCTTTTCATTTGTTAGGCATTCCAGAAGAAGATCAATTtaggatttttcaaattcttgCTGGAATTTTATATCTGGGGAATATTTCTGTAGAGCCTAGCTCTGGTCGTGCAGATTCAGAATCATCTCAAATTACTTCCGATGAGagtgtgattaaaaaaatgtcagatTTACTAGGAATAGAGGAACCTCAGATTAAAAAGTGGTTGGTGAATCGTAAAATCATTACTTCTCGAGAGTCCTACGTTAAGCCAATGAACGCTGAATCT GCACTATTCGCAAGAGACGCTCTTGCAAAAACCATATACTCAAAGTTGTTTGATTGGATCGTTGTCAAGATCAACATGTCATTAAAGACAAGTGgaaaaactcataaatttatCGGTGTGTTGGATATATATGGTTTCGAAACGTTTGCTATCAAcagttttgaacaattttgtatCAACTATGCGAATGAGAAACTTCAACAACAATTTAATCTT catgTATTCAAATTAGAGCAAGAGGAATATCTTAGAGAAGGAATTGAGTGGAAGATGATCGATTTTTACGATAATCAACCCTGTATTGACTTAATTGAAAGCAAATTAGGTATTTTAGATTTACTTGACGAGGAGTGCCGTATGCCTAAAGGGACCGATAAGTCCTGGgttgaaaaattatatgacaAGTGTAAAAAATGGCagcattttactaaaaataggCTGAGCCAATCTGCGTTCATCGTTCAACATTTTGCTGATAATGTCGAATATGAATCTCAGGGATTTCTGGATAAAAATCGAGATACAGTTATGGAGGAACAAGTTGCTGTCATAAAAGCAAGTTCAAATACATTGTTGTGTGAACTTTTTTCAGAGAAGAGTTTGTCGTCAGgtcagaaaacaaaaataactcctAATCCGACcggaactttaaaaaagaatagtaaaaaaacagTTGGATCTCAATTTAGAGATTCACTAAATCTACTTATGGATGCTCTTAATTCAACTACTCCTCATTATGTACGCTGTATTAAACCAAATGATGCAAAAGCAGCTTTTCAATTTGATCCCCGTCGAGGTGTGCAACAACTAAGGGCTTGTGGAGTGCTGGAAACTGTTCGTATTAGTGCTGCAGGATATCCCTCCAG ATGGACGTACTATGATTTCTTCGTGAGGTATCGTGTTTTGTGCCGTTCGAAAGAtgtaaaaaagaatgattttcgGACAACTTGTgcaaaaattgttgaaaaattcaTTGGAGATGAAGACAAGTATCGATTTGGTAAGAGTAAGTTGTTCTTTCGAGCGGGTCAAGTAGCTTATATGGAAAAATTGAGGTCAGAAAAACTCATGGCATGCGGTATAATGATTCAAAAGCATGTTAAAGGCTGGCTGGCCCGTAAAAAGTATATTCGTCTGTTGACAGCGACGAGGCTATTACAAAGACTTTCAAGAGGCTTTATTGCTCGAAGAAGAATTTTCCATATGCGACGATTACAGGCTGCAGTCAAGATTCAAGCATTTATTCGTGGCTGTCTaagaagaaaaagtttcaaCCGAACAAAGGAACTAACTATTGGTTTACAAGCTCGCATCCGTGGTTATAACGCTCGCAAAAATCACATAGAatttttgaaggagaaaaaggcaattttaattcaaaagcaTGTTCGAGGTTTCCTTCAAAGAAGCAAATACCTTAAAAATAGGAATCAGGTCATATTAGTTCAATCAATAGTACGACGGTGGTCTGCTCGACGCCactataaaaaacttaaaattgaaGCCAAGTCCGTTGAGcatcaaaagaaattaaatcaaggtcttgaaaacaaaattattagtcTTCAACAAAAACTCACAACTtctgaaaaggaaaataaagagCTTCATTCAGCGTTAAATGGGCATACTGCACTCAAAAAGGATCTAGAGGACTATAAAAAGGTGAGTACTGAGGCCAAAGCACTTCAACAACGTAATTCCTCTTTAGAAGCTCAATTGGATTCATTAAAACAAGAACTTGATTCCGAGAAGAccgaaaaaattgatataatcaaTGATAGAGTCAATGATTCCGAAGCATGGTTAGCCAAAGAAAAAGACTATCTTCTACAGATATCTTCACAAGAAGAAGAAATTCGTATAATCAAAGAAACATCAAAGATGGAGGGCGAAGCAAATACCTCTGATATCATTTCCAAGCTTCAGCAAGAGAAACTGTCAATGTCTCAAGAGTATGAGCAGGAAAGGATCGCCTACCAAAGACTTGTTAATGAATATAACAAGTTGGAAGCCTTATATGAAAATGTTCAAGACGAACTCAATTCCTCTGGACGAAGGACCTCTCTTGTGTCTTTAACCACAAATGAAGGTGAAGACATCGACTCTAGCTATGGTTCCCAGTCGGGTAGAAGTTCTATGAGGTCAACTCATGATCAGCTTCATAAAAGTGAAGGATCCGATGGTGATGGTGGCCAGGGCCACGTCAACAATGTAGGTTTAACTGTCAAACTGCAACAGAAGCTTCAAGAAACTATTAAGGAGCGTGATAGACTTTCAAGAAGAGTTGAAGAGGTAGAAGCTCTGCAAAAATCAAATGATGAAATTCAGTCAAATCAAGTTCTTAGG attcaagATCTGGAACATGAAAATACGAGTACCTTAGGTGAACTTAAAGTTCTTAGACACGGTATCTTAAACAACAATGGTGACAATGCTCAATTAAAAGAAGTCTTGG AGCAATTTGATTCACTCCAAGAGGAATTGAACCGTCGTAGGGAGGAATGCATCCAGCTTAGAAGCTTGCTTGCTGCTAATGAACAACCATTGTCCATAGTTTCAAAAGCAAGTGACGTTCTACCAGATTCTGATGATTTACTTGCAGCTTTCGAAAGTCAGAAAAAATTCATAAAGCAGTTGCAA GATCAAATTTATGATGAGAAATCACGAAGCAAAGAAATGAAACACGAATATGAAGACGAAATCAAGAAATTAAACTTGACGACCACAGAGCAACAGCAAATCATTAACGAAACTATCAATGGAAGCCCAACGAACCAAATTGAAGCCTGTCTGCAGCACGAAATCACACGCCTTACCGGTGAAAATTTCGATCTGAGAGAGAAAATAGAAGATCAAACGGATACTAATCGGCGATTAAAGGGTCAATTAAAAACGTATGTCAAAAGACTGCGAGAGTGTGGTGCCTCCATTTCTGAAACCAACGGCATTGAGCCTGAAATCAACAAGGAGTTGCCTCTTGCTATGCCCGTCATTAGAAAGAAAGAACATGATTATTTAGGAATGTTCGAGTACAAGAAGGAACATGAACAGACGATCATGAAGGCCCTCATCTACG atCTCAAGCCAAAAATTGCATCTCAGATGCTTCCTGGATTACCAGCATATGTTATCTTCATGATGATCAGGTATACAGATCACAACAACAACGATGAATTGGTTCGAAACCTCATTCAGGGTTGTatatgtttcattaaaaaagtcataaagaaaaaa ggtcaaaacGATATTGAGATCCAAACTCTTTGGCTCGCCAACATTCTCAGGATCTTGCACAATCTGCAACAATACTCAGGAGAGAGGAAGTTCCAAGAGGACAGTAGTTCTAAACAAATTGAGCAATGTCTTCGTAATTTTGATCTAACTGAATATAGACGCCTTATTAGTGATATAGCTATTTGGGTTTACCAA GGTGTGATAAAACTAATTGAAGAGGAAATTCAACCACTAATTGTACCTGCCATTTTGGAGAACGATAGTCTGGGTTCTATTGATCAACCACGGGGTCCACGTTTCAAACCAGGAAGTAAAACAAATGAACGTGAGACTCCGATAGATGTTGAGCCCAAGGAAGCTCTCACTCAACTTATTGAACTCCTAACACGATTCCAGAAAATCTTAGCGAAATATGGATTAGGTCCTGAAATTATTTCCATGATTTTCAGACAAATCTTCTATACAATTTGTGCAGGAAGTTTAAATAATCTTCTTCTCCGAAAGGATATCTGCCATTGGTCTCGAGGAATGAAAATACGTTTCAATATTGCTCAAATTGAACAATGGGCTCGAGACTATAAAGTAGATGACGAAAAACGCCAAGTAATTGAAGCCTTAGCACCTGTGATTCAAGCCACTCAATTATTGCAG ACTCGCAAAACTCAAGAGGATGCAGTAAACCTATGTAATATGTGTGATCAACTTAGAGTTTcacaaatcattaaaattttgaatttgtacaCTCCTGCCGATGAATACGAGGAGAGAGTCACTCCAGCATTTGTTAGAAAGATTCAATCAACGCTCCAAGAAAGATCGAACATAGAATCCCAGAAAAAG tttccttTATTGATGGACACAAGATTCATATATGCTGTTCACTTTCCATTTTGCCCATCCAATGTGCGATTTGAAGACCTCGAGATTCCTGATTGTTATAATGacctcaataattatttaacaaaaatctaa